In Gimesia benthica, a single window of DNA contains:
- a CDS encoding M14-type cytosolic carboxypeptidase → MQTAGYSLSGLILSLLLLAVPVEAGELVVSADFPGGSAEVLKVDQQTRSITVCPAGDPQFGWPCWWYFKVSGIKPGETLTVSVDASNLKQANGSKLSANWALPERAAFSLDRKTWKQTGSGTREEDHCRWTQQVDAEQAWFAWGPPFVPSDAQTLVDRLSRKHEDVTAFELCKTRAGRSVPALVLSPDGKHSDDRMVIWIQARQHAWESGGSWVGRGFIEWAVSDDPLAVALREKVDIYYVPIMDIDNVATGNGGKNQIPHDHNRDWSEMPRWNAVQAAMKALKQFDKQNRLVMFVDLHNPGASSKQPFFYIAPPELNTQRRKALQDNFIAICREEMQEPLKLDRSTPSTGPKYDKRWKEISSNWVRSATREHVVGITLETCWNTPHSHPQGYMTVGQQLGRGIARYLKQDPRQSPALD, encoded by the coding sequence ATGCAAACAGCAGGTTATAGTCTAAGTGGTCTGATTCTGTCACTGTTATTACTGGCTGTTCCTGTAGAAGCTGGTGAGCTGGTCGTTTCAGCTGACTTCCCGGGAGGCTCGGCTGAGGTTCTGAAAGTCGATCAGCAAACGCGTTCGATTACGGTGTGTCCTGCCGGAGATCCACAGTTTGGCTGGCCCTGCTGGTGGTATTTCAAAGTCTCCGGCATCAAACCGGGAGAAACGCTGACGGTTTCGGTCGATGCGAGTAATCTCAAACAGGCAAACGGCTCGAAGCTGTCTGCCAACTGGGCTCTGCCCGAACGGGCTGCGTTTAGTCTCGACAGGAAGACCTGGAAACAGACTGGTTCCGGAACCAGGGAGGAAGATCACTGTCGCTGGACACAGCAGGTGGATGCCGAACAAGCCTGGTTTGCCTGGGGCCCTCCATTTGTGCCCTCGGATGCCCAGACACTGGTTGATCGCCTGAGCCGGAAGCATGAAGACGTGACGGCATTTGAATTATGCAAAACCCGCGCTGGCCGCAGTGTGCCTGCGCTGGTGCTGAGTCCGGATGGGAAACATTCTGACGATCGCATGGTGATCTGGATCCAGGCCCGTCAGCATGCCTGGGAATCAGGGGGCAGCTGGGTTGGGCGTGGCTTCATTGAATGGGCGGTGAGCGATGATCCTCTGGCGGTGGCTTTGCGGGAAAAGGTTGATATCTACTATGTTCCAATCATGGATATCGACAATGTAGCGACCGGTAATGGCGGCAAGAATCAGATTCCGCACGATCATAACCGTGACTGGTCTGAGATGCCGCGCTGGAACGCAGTCCAGGCAGCCATGAAGGCTCTGAAACAGTTCGACAAGCAGAACCGACTGGTGATGTTTGTCGATCTGCATAATCCTGGTGCCAGTTCGAAGCAGCCGTTTTTTTATATTGCGCCTCCCGAATTGAATACTCAGCGAAGAAAAGCACTGCAGGATAACTTTATCGCTATTTGCCGCGAGGAGATGCAAGAGCCTCTGAAACTGGATCGAAGTACGCCTTCGACGGGACCAAAGTATGACAAACGCTGGAAAGAGATCTCCAGTAACTGGGTACGAAGTGCCACCCGCGAACATGTCGTGGGGATTACGCTCGAGACCTGCTGGAATACGCCCCACAGTCATCCGCAGGGTTACATGACTGTGGGACAACAACTGGGTCGGGGGATCGCCCGGTATCTGAAACAGGATCCCCGCCAGTCCCCTGCTCTGGATTGA
- a CDS encoding PSD1 and planctomycete cytochrome C domain-containing protein, which translates to MYIRAIAFLLTAVSACLLGSGSSSAADSRVTFEKDIRPIFKAYCFHCHGEEKELSGALDVRLRRLIMKGGDSGEAVVPGKHAESLLFQYVESGDMPPDEKLRLKPEEVALIAKWIDQGAKTEGPEPEGDIKPGDFLITSDERSHWAFRPIQKAALPELPQLKKENGKQPLNPVDAFIARKLKQNGLWFSEEADRLTLIRRAAFDLTGLPPAPEDVDTYLADKSPDAYEKMIDRLLESPHYGERWARHWLDVAGYADSEGYNDKDIIRPDAWHYRDYVIRSLNADKPWDQFITEQLAGDEMVKATHATAQKLVDQDPAVCEKLTATGYLRLAPDGTGSSPMDPAIARNQVITETVKIMSSSLLGMTVGCAECHHHRFDPIPQEDFYRLRAVIAPVYDDQKWRMPASRRAALMSPEDKAKAAKLSAQVKELDAEHNKVKAEVTQLIAERVLKEVPEADREQARTAYETAVKERSKEQADFLKQKYPMLDLLVPGRLHLFLARFKDGNDLKKQYEDIKAEADKLRAQIPKPEYIRVATEDTQHLPQTFVFYRGDISSPEKDLIAPGGLTVISSKADNTFELNDPQLPTTGRRLAYARYLTSGKHPLVARVLMNRFWMHHFGQAIVDSTGDFGSRSSVPTHPELLDWLAADFMEQGWQLKRIHRLIMTSRTYKQTSATHSEKAAAIDSDNRLYWRMTMQRLEAESIRDAILAVSGELNREQFGEPVPVALADSGIITVGAGKVSKDRRELKRSIYVQVRRTQPVTMLNAFDAPSMEPNCERRVFSTVATQSLALLNSEFMRIQSEAFAKRVLTTAGKDADDTKLIKTAWKLALSSEPSPAELQALEKNFALQLKEYQTKKAKQPREEALAAVCHVLFGTNQFLYVE; encoded by the coding sequence TTGTATATCCGCGCCATCGCTTTCCTGCTGACGGCTGTTTCTGCCTGTCTCCTCGGGAGTGGATCGAGCTCCGCTGCTGATTCGCGAGTGACTTTTGAAAAAGACATTCGACCCATTTTCAAGGCGTACTGCTTTCACTGTCATGGCGAGGAGAAAGAACTTTCCGGTGCGCTGGATGTGCGGTTACGCCGCCTGATTATGAAGGGCGGCGATTCCGGAGAAGCAGTCGTTCCCGGTAAACATGCAGAGAGCCTGCTGTTTCAGTATGTCGAATCGGGAGACATGCCCCCCGATGAGAAGCTGCGACTCAAACCGGAAGAAGTCGCGCTGATTGCGAAATGGATCGATCAGGGGGCAAAGACAGAGGGGCCGGAACCCGAAGGGGACATCAAGCCGGGCGACTTCCTGATCACAAGCGATGAACGCTCCCACTGGGCGTTTCGTCCCATTCAGAAAGCTGCTCTGCCTGAACTGCCTCAGTTAAAAAAAGAGAATGGAAAACAACCGCTCAATCCGGTCGATGCCTTCATCGCACGAAAGCTGAAACAGAACGGTCTCTGGTTTTCTGAAGAAGCAGATCGACTGACGCTGATCAGACGGGCCGCCTTTGACCTGACCGGTCTCCCCCCTGCTCCGGAAGACGTCGATACGTACCTGGCTGACAAGTCGCCTGACGCCTATGAAAAGATGATCGATCGGCTGCTGGAATCTCCCCATTACGGGGAACGCTGGGCGCGGCACTGGCTGGATGTTGCCGGCTATGCCGACTCAGAAGGCTACAACGACAAAGACATTATCCGTCCAGATGCCTGGCATTACCGGGATTATGTGATCCGTTCTCTGAATGCAGACAAGCCCTGGGATCAATTTATCACCGAGCAGCTCGCCGGCGATGAAATGGTCAAAGCCACGCATGCGACGGCGCAAAAGCTGGTAGACCAGGATCCCGCGGTCTGTGAGAAGTTGACCGCGACCGGTTACCTGCGGCTGGCTCCCGATGGGACCGGCTCGAGTCCCATGGATCCTGCAATCGCACGCAACCAGGTCATTACAGAGACGGTGAAGATCATGTCTTCTTCACTGCTGGGCATGACCGTGGGTTGTGCGGAGTGCCATCATCACCGCTTTGACCCGATTCCGCAGGAAGACTTTTATCGTCTGCGAGCGGTGATTGCTCCCGTGTATGACGATCAAAAATGGCGGATGCCTGCCAGTCGACGGGCGGCCCTGATGTCACCAGAAGATAAAGCCAAAGCTGCAAAGCTGTCAGCCCAGGTCAAGGAACTGGATGCCGAGCACAACAAGGTCAAAGCGGAAGTGACCCAGCTGATTGCCGAGCGGGTTCTGAAGGAAGTCCCCGAGGCAGACCGCGAACAGGCTCGCACCGCTTATGAAACCGCGGTTAAAGAACGTTCAAAAGAGCAGGCGGATTTTCTGAAACAGAAATACCCGATGCTCGACCTGCTGGTGCCGGGACGCCTGCACCTGTTCCTGGCACGCTTCAAAGACGGAAACGATCTGAAGAAACAGTATGAGGATATCAAGGCAGAAGCAGACAAGCTGCGGGCGCAGATTCCCAAGCCGGAATACATTCGCGTCGCGACCGAAGACACACAGCACCTGCCCCAGACGTTTGTATTTTATCGGGGGGATATCTCTTCACCAGAAAAAGATTTGATCGCTCCCGGTGGTCTGACTGTGATTTCTTCTAAAGCAGACAACACATTTGAGTTGAATGATCCCCAGCTGCCGACCACGGGACGCCGACTGGCGTATGCCCGGTACCTGACCAGTGGGAAGCATCCTCTCGTGGCACGCGTGCTGATGAACCGGTTCTGGATGCATCATTTCGGACAGGCGATTGTCGATTCCACGGGTGACTTTGGTTCCCGGTCTTCCGTCCCCACGCATCCCGAACTGCTGGACTGGCTGGCGGCTGACTTTATGGAACAGGGCTGGCAACTCAAACGCATCCATCGCCTGATCATGACCTCACGGACTTACAAGCAGACCTCTGCGACGCACTCCGAAAAAGCAGCCGCGATTGACTCCGATAACCGTCTCTACTGGCGAATGACAATGCAACGCCTGGAAGCGGAATCGATCCGCGATGCCATTCTGGCGGTCAGCGGCGAATTGAACCGGGAGCAGTTTGGTGAGCCAGTACCGGTTGCATTGGCGGACAGCGGTATTATTACGGTCGGTGCTGGTAAAGTGTCAAAAGATCGCCGGGAACTGAAACGTTCCATTTACGTGCAGGTCCGGCGGACCCAGCCGGTGACAATGCTGAATGCCTTTGATGCCCCCAGCATGGAGCCCAACTGCGAGCGACGGGTCTTTTCGACAGTGGCAACACAGTCACTGGCGCTGCTCAATAGTGAATTCATGCGGATTCAATCTGAGGCCTTTGCTAAGCGGGTACTCACCACGGCAGGGAAAGACGCCGACGATACAAAGCTGATCAAGACGGCCTGGAAGTTAGCTTTAAGTAGTGAGCCTTCCCCGGCTGAACTGCAGGCGCTGGAGAAAAACTTCGCGCTGCAGTTGAAAGAATATCAGACAAAGAAAGCCAAACAGCCTCGGGAGGAAGCACTGGCTGCAGTCTGTCATGTGCTGTTTGGAACCAACCAGTTTCTGTATGTGGAATAA
- a CDS encoding DUF1501 domain-containing protein translates to MSQFINQNSASSRRHFLAQSAFGVSSLALASLLNDEQLLAAPEKPALEEKTYDLLPKQTSHPARAKSMISIFCGGGPSHLDLFDRKPTLDKYAGKRFPGDGIKYDNAGQATSIIMPSPNTFEKCGESGMEINTALLPHLGEIVDDITLIRSMQLPNIRNHVAGMRAMTTGRGREGWPSLGSWITYGLGAETQNLPAFVAITIPRNPVGSPYWDSRHLPSIYQGTVVSKSEPRIANLNPIRELRGKPQSNQLDLLKELNQIHQQRHPGEDDLAARIASYELAARMQTAATEALDLTKETEATHQMYGADDPVTKEFADACMLARRFVERGVRFVQIWNYAWDMHENIFAALESRCKTCDKPCAALVTDLKNRGLLDSTMVQWGGEMGRLPVIQDRGKGKKPGRDHNTEGFSIWMAGGGIKEGHIHGATDDFGHRAVQDVVTQHDFHATLLHQFGLNHEGLNFEHNAQSVSLVEPGQGKVASGILK, encoded by the coding sequence GTGTCTCAATTTATCAATCAAAACTCCGCCAGCTCTCGCCGTCACTTTCTGGCCCAGAGTGCCTTTGGCGTCTCCTCACTGGCACTGGCCTCGCTGTTAAACGACGAACAGCTGCTGGCGGCTCCGGAAAAACCGGCTCTGGAAGAGAAAACGTACGATCTGCTGCCGAAGCAGACCAGCCATCCAGCCCGCGCCAAATCGATGATCTCAATTTTCTGCGGTGGTGGACCGAGTCACCTGGATCTGTTCGACCGTAAGCCAACACTCGACAAGTATGCGGGCAAGCGGTTTCCCGGCGACGGGATCAAATACGATAACGCCGGTCAGGCGACTTCGATCATCATGCCCTCTCCCAACACATTCGAGAAGTGTGGCGAATCGGGGATGGAGATCAACACCGCCCTGCTGCCCCACCTGGGAGAGATTGTTGACGATATCACGCTGATTCGCTCTATGCAGCTGCCCAATATTCGGAATCACGTGGCCGGCATGCGGGCCATGACCACCGGGCGGGGACGTGAAGGCTGGCCTTCCCTGGGGAGCTGGATCACTTATGGTCTGGGAGCCGAGACACAGAATCTACCGGCGTTCGTGGCCATTACGATTCCCCGTAACCCGGTCGGATCACCATACTGGGACAGCCGCCATTTGCCTTCGATTTACCAGGGGACGGTTGTCAGCAAGTCAGAGCCGCGAATTGCGAATCTGAATCCGATCCGGGAACTGCGTGGCAAGCCCCAGTCGAATCAGCTGGACCTGCTTAAAGAGCTGAACCAGATCCATCAACAGCGTCATCCCGGCGAAGACGATCTGGCAGCCCGCATTGCCAGCTATGAGCTGGCGGCCCGGATGCAGACTGCAGCGACCGAAGCGCTTGATCTGACTAAAGAGACTGAAGCCACCCATCAGATGTACGGAGCCGATGATCCGGTGACCAAAGAATTCGCGGATGCCTGTATGCTGGCCCGCCGGTTCGTGGAACGTGGCGTCCGTTTCGTACAGATCTGGAATTACGCCTGGGACATGCACGAGAATATCTTCGCTGCACTGGAATCGCGTTGTAAAACCTGTGATAAACCGTGTGCAGCCCTGGTAACCGATTTGAAGAATCGGGGACTGCTGGATTCCACGATGGTCCAGTGGGGCGGTGAAATGGGACGTCTGCCTGTGATTCAGGATCGCGGTAAAGGCAAGAAACCGGGGCGTGACCATAACACGGAAGGCTTCAGTATCTGGATGGCCGGTGGCGGCATCAAAGAGGGGCACATTCATGGAGCGACAGATGACTTCGGTCATCGGGCGGTTCAAGATGTGGTGACCCAGCATGACTTCCATGCGACTCTGCTGCATCAGTTTGGTCTGAATCACGAAGGCCTGAATTTCGAACATAACGCCCAGTCAGTCTCACTGGTTGAACCCGGTCAGGGAAAGGTGGCTTCTGGCATCCTCAAGTGA